The following DNA comes from Gemmatimonadota bacterium.
CGGGAATGCTCTGCAGTCGAGACTACCAACTGCTACGCTACGCCCCGCAAGATCGTCGCAGTCGAAATGGTCGAGTTTCTTCCTGCCGACAGTGCCGTCGCCAATGTGTTTCGGTTCGGCAATGAACATGGGGTGAATCGAGGGTTCACGATTACTCAGGTGGCGCTGCGTTACACGGGAGATCATTGGCTGCAGGTTGGCGAAATCCAGCCGAAGCACTTCCAGCATCCTCGAACGCCACATTAGCGAGCCGTCGAGACAATGGGGTCGGGATCCCAGCCTGGCCTCGGGTGATCTCCCCTACCCAAACCGCCGAAACGCCTCCCCAATCTTCCCAATCTCCACCCCACCCAACCCCGTCGCCGCCGCCTCTTCCGGCCAATGCGCCAGCGCATCCTCGACCTCGCGCAGCACCTCCTTGCCATCGCCCGGCAGGTTGAACTTCGCCCCCACCGCGAGCAGATCGTCCCGCGTGAAGCCGTCGTCCCTCCCATTCGCGCGCATCTGATGCGTGGCGGCCCACTGGCCTCCGACCGAATAGATCAGGTCGTACGCCGGGGCCAGCGACCACTTCCCTGACTCATCCATCAGGAAGGCGAAGTTCTTGACGTGATCGTCCTGATTCCTCGCGGCGAGATTGAAAACCATCCGACGGTATCCCTCGAGCACTGCCGGCGCGCCGAGTTCCAGCTCCTGGATGGTGCGCAGGTACTCCTCGTAGCTGACCAGTTGCCGGATGTCGTAGTCGGCGTGCAGCAAGCCGCCCAAGCTATGCAGATGGAGTCGCTCGGTGCCGACACGGTCGAAGCGCTTCGTCATGAAGTGCGCATACTCGCGCTCACGCAGCAGGTGCGTCTCGGCCATCGTGATCCCGGCGCGACGCGCGAGCCTCGAGTAGGCATACTCGATTCGACCATACGGACCCGGCCGGAAATCCCTGGTCAACTCGTGCCCGCCCCTCGCGGCCGTGACGCCGTCGAACTTGATAATCCACGGCTCCTCACCACGCTCGGGCGCGGCAAAGCCCGATCGCACCCGGTCTCGCGCACGATCCCAGAGGATCAATCCCTTCGCACGCGCGCCACCTGCCGTGGCACCAACCTGCATGATCTCCGGCAGCGCAACTCTGGTGTCACCTTCGATGACACGCCGCGCCTGATCGACCAGGCTCGCGACCTCGAGTGCCTCAGTGGTGAGTTCGGGGACGCGCGTATTGGTCGGCGGCCGGAATTCGAGCGCGCCCATCCCGCGCGAACCGACGTAGAGCAATCGCTGCACGGCACTGAGCGACGCCTCCGGCCGGCCCTGCTGCTCGAAGAACTGCGTGATGATGGCATTGCCGAATGCGTCGGGGAGCGAATCGGCCAACACGCCGGGAAGGCCGAGGAACGACCGCGACCGCGCGAGTTCATCGAAGGTCTGCGGCCCGCTCCGCGTTAACGGCAGATGAATCGGAGAAATCTCGAGCCCCGAGCTGCGGAACTGCTCGGCATACTCGAATACCACCCGCCCCGACTGCGGATCCTCGGCCACCGCACCCACCTCGTGACCCCAGAGATGCACCGTGGCGACGGCACCGCGCTCTGGTGAACGAGCTCGGCGCTTAAGCGTCGGTACCGAGTCGGACATGCGCGCCGCGCCTACTCGTCCGGGCGCCCGCGAGCTTGCCGCGGAGTTCCGGCGCGCTGACGAACTCGCCCACCGAGTCGTGCCATCTGGATCGGAGAAATGGTTGGCGCCGGAAGGAACGCGTCGAGAGCCTCGAGACGTCCGAGCGCCCTCAGCAACTGCACCACCGTCATCAGTGCCGGACGACTCTCCCCTGCCTCGGCACGCCTGGCCGTGCGATAGCTGACCCCGGCAGCCAGGGCGACCTCCTCGAGCGTCCGATTCTGCTGAAGCCGGTAGCCCTGCAGCCGCTCCCCGACCTCCCGCACCACCTCGCCATCGGTCATTCGGTTGGTGATTCGCACGCTGACTCCATATAACAGGCCGTATATGGCCCTAATCAAGCAAAAATCAACAAATTAGGCCAGACGTGGCCTGTAATATAGTGAGCTAGCAACCTGGAAGTCACCCCTCAACACCCCTTCCCCCCGGCCGCGGCCAGCCGGGTCGCGGCCTTCTGCGCTTGGGGGCTCTGGCGGCCGAGCCCGCGTGCGATCCGCTGGCAGCCATCGAGCAGCAGCTGCATTCCCTCGCTCCGTTCACCGACCTGCACCAGCTCTTCACCCAGCAGGCTCTCGCCGCTGCCGATGGTCCAGTGATCGGGCGACATCGCCTTGCGCCGCACGGCCAGCGATTCGCGGAGCCCGGCCACCGCCGTGCGGTGGTCGCCGCGACCGGCGAACGCCAGCGCGCGAAGCTGCAGCGCCAGCCCGATCCCAAAGTGCGTGTCGGGAAGCGTGCCGCCACGATGACTGAGCAGCGCGTCGGCCTCGCGGATGGTGCCGTCCCAGTCTTTTCCGTCGAGCAGGAAGCCGGCGTAGTTGACCCGGATCCACGCGACGTCGGGATGATCCGCGCCCAGGCTCGCATCGAGCGACGCGAGCGACTGGTGGTAAGCGCTGTCGGCCGCGGGGCGATCGCCCGACTGCTCGTAGATAGTGGCGAGTCGGCCGAGTGCTTTGCCGATATCGGGATGTCCTTTGGGCAACTCTTTGGTGAAGATGATGAGCGCCGCGCGGGTGAGTGACTCCGCGCGTGCGAATTGTTGTTCCTGCGCGACCGTCACCCCGAGCTGGGTGAGGGCCCTGGCCGCCTCAAGCGAACCGGCTCCGTGTTGCGCCTGCTGTCGCGCGGCGACCAGCGTGAGAATGGTGTCGGCCGCGGCGAGGTCGCCACTGATCGACCGCAGCCGTGCACGCTGCGCCATCAGGTCGGTGGCTGCCGCGGTGAGGTTCGAATCCCCGCGCGCGGGCAACACCGCAATCGCGAGTCGGTAGAGGGAATCGGCCAGCTGATATTCTCCGGCGCCGTCGTACAACTGGCCAAGCTCGCGATAGGCCAGCGCAATCGGCAGCGGCTTCTCAGGCGTTCGCTGCCGCAGCACCACGACGCGCTGCAGGTGAGGCGCTGCGGCGGCATACTTGCCCAGCGCGCGATAGCTGAAGCCGATGGCCGAGCGGAGTGATGCTTCGACTTCGGGATCGAGCGCGCTGTCGCGACTGATGCTCGCCGCCGCCGAGTCGAGGACCTCGACCATCGGCACTTCCTTCCCCGCGGCCGCCGGGTCGACCGACGACAACATCGTCACCAGAAAGGCGTTGGTGCTCTCTGCCCTGGCGCGCTCGATCTGCGTATGTCGTGTTTCACGCAACGTGCTGACCAGTCCGCTCACGATCGCGATCGTCACCGCAGCCGCGGCGAGTGCTGCGCCGCGATGTCGCCGCAGAAACTTGCCGAGTCGATAGCCGCGATGGCCGCGCATCGCCTCAACCGGCAGTCCGCTCTGATGCCGGCGGAGCTCCTCGACCAGCGCATCGACCGAGGAATAGCGCTCCCCGGGCTCGGCCCGCAGCGTCCGCAGGACGATCGCATCGAGATCGCCGCGTAGCTCGCGCCTGATGGCCTCGCCATCGTTGCCCGGCCGCGTCACTCGCACCGACTGGCTCGCCATCGGCGGGTCGGTGGTGAGCACCAGCCGGGTGAGTTCGGGGTAATCCGCCCCCGCTGTCGCGAATGGGCGTGATCCGGTGAGGAGTTCGAAGAGGAGGAGGCCGAGGGCGTAGACGTCGGTCGCGGTGGTGACGGTGCCACCGGTGAGCTGCTCCGGCGCAGCGTACTCCGGCGTCAGCCCCGCTGCCCCGCCACGCGTGGCCGTCGAGTCGCTCCCACTCGCTGCCCCGGCGTCGAGCACCTTCGCGATGCCGAAATCGAGCAGCTTGACGGTGCCATCGGGCGTCACCAGGATGTTGGCCGGCTTGATGTCGCGATGCACCACGAGGTTGCGGTGGGCGTGACTGACCGCGCCACAGATCTGCCGGAAGAGCACCAGCCGTGCATCGATTGAAAGTTCACGCTCGCTGCACCAGTCGGTGATCCGGATCCCTTCCACCAGCTCCATCACCAGGAAGGGGCGACCATTGGGAAGGAGTCCGCCATCGAGCAGTGTGGCGATGTTGCGGTGATCGAGGCCGGCAAGAATCCGGCGTTCCTGCTCGAAGCGACGCACCAGATCGGGCGACATCGATCCGGCGCGCAACACCTTGATGGCGACCCGCTTGCGGAAGTCGGTGCTGGCGCGGACGCCTTCGTAGACCTCGCCCATACCACCGCGACCGAGGAGGCGTGTCACCTGATACCCGCCGACGACCGTTCCCTCCGCCAACTGCGCCCGCAGGAGATCGGCATCGACCGGGAATGAGGCGCGCCCTTCGAGAAATTCGCCCGGATCGATCGACAGCAACGCGAGTACTTCACGCTCTACTGCCGCATCGTTGCCCGCCGCCGCCCGAATGAGGGCGGCACGTTCTGCCGCTGGCGCATCCGACGCGGCGTCGAAGGCCTCACGCACCCGAACCCAGAAATCATCGCTCATAGGATGGTAGGCGGCATCTGTCACGCGAACGGGACAGGCGCCGTCTCGGAGCCCTCCATCCGCTGTCGCAGCCACGCGCGAGCAAAGTCCCAGTCCCGCTTGACGGTGCGCTCCGCCGCGCCGAGCACTACCGCGATCTCGTGCCACTCGAGACCGCCGAAGTAGCGCAATTCCACCACCCGATGCGCCCGGTCGTGCACCCTGGCCAGTCCGTCGAGTGCGTCGTCGAGCGCAATCACATCGACCAGGTCCGGACCGGAACCCACCGCGAGCTGATCGTCGAGCGGCACGGCCAGATCGCCACGGCGCTTGGCCGCGTTCCGTGCGCGGGCGTGATCGACCAGCAGGCGGCGCATCGCGCGCGAGGCGAGCGCGAGGAAGTGACCGCGATCTGTCCAGGGTGAAGCGCGATCGGCCGTGAGCTTGAGCCACGCGTCGTGGAGCAGGATGGTGGGCTGGAGGGTGTGGTCGGGGCGCTCGCCCCGCATCAGGCGCGAGGCGATGTCGTGCAGCACCTGGTAGAGCATCGGCAACAGCCGGTCACCGGCGACCTGATCGCCGTGGCGGAGCGCCTCAAGCAGCGAGGTCACCTCCGAGGAGGTGAGCGGTGAATCGGCAGGAGAAGAAATCGATTGGGCCGTGGTGGGGAGTTCCCGAAACATACCAAGCACCGACTCCCACCCGCCGTGGCACGCCGCGACCAGATCCTCCGCTATACCAACAGGAGCCCCTTGAGGTGCTCGGCGAGCACCGCCCAACCACCTACGCTGCCCACACGGTGAACTATGAAACGTCGAGATGCGATCGCTGTGCTTTCGTCGAGCGCGATGGCCCTGGTCGCCTGCGGTGGCAATACCAATCCCATCAGCCCGCCTCCTCCTCCCGGGCCGCCGCCACCGCCACCGACCGGACTCACCACCGTGTCGGGTACGCTCACCGTCCCGAGTGGATCTTCATTCTCGCCAACCGCGCTCACGGTCGCGGGGATGGGGCGGAGCACGGCCCCAACGAGTGCCGGGAGCTTCTCGCTCGGCGTGTCGCCAATCGCACCGACACTCGCGATTGCGCGCGACGCCAATGGCAACGGCATCATGGCGGGGTTTCTCGATCCGGCCACCGGGGCCGCGGCCATCACCCCGCGATCGACCGGCGTGGCTCTGGCGTGGTTTGCCATGGGCGGTCCATTCCTCCCTGCGCCCGCCAAGTCGCAAGCACTGGCCTTGCTCACGGCCGACTCGCGCCTCGATGCGCTGGGTACCGTGATCGGTCAGCGGATCGCCGCAAACCCCAAGGCCGTCGTGGATGGCGACGCCCAGATCGCTTCGGCCCTCGGCGCCCTGCTCGATGCGCTCGTCCCACCAGCAGCGATCACGGCGCCGGAGGCCCAGCTCGGCGACAACGCACCGCAAATCATCATCGCGCCGATCACCGAACAGGGGGGCGTCGCGCTCCGCACCGACGGCGTGGTCACCGGTATCGACCTCTCCAATTCGTTCCGCCGGCCGGTGAAGGTCTATGTCTATGAAGTGCGCAAGTCCACCAACGGTGTGGCAACCGACATCGTCCCTGCCAAACTCGTCGCAGGGCCGCTGTCGATGGACGAGCCGCTGAATCTCACGCCGGTGGGTGGGATTTCCGCACTCCTCAACGGCGCGAAGCCTTTCGACGCGTTCACCATCGGTCCGATTGAACTCGCGCTCGATGGCACGTCCGATGAGACGACGTTCGAAGTCGTGGTGATCGGGCCGAGTGCGAATGGGGTGACCCCGGCATTCTTTGGGGCCGCACGTTATGCCTCCCAGGTGGCCGACTGGAACGCGGCCGTTGGCGATATGTTCCTCCGGACCTACTTCATCGACACGGTGTACGCCTACGTTCTCGAGTTGAGTGGCTTCGCCTCGTTGCTGCCAACCTTGCCGTCACTGGTGCCTGCTGCATCAAATCTGCGCAACGCGCTCGGCAACCCGTTTCCCCCACTTCCGTCGGGCCCGCCGTTGCCGTCGAATGGCGTTGGGCTGCGCAACAACCTGAAGAACATCGAACAGCAGATGCAGTTCATCACCGATGGGTACGATGAATTCAAGAACGTGGGACCGTTGTCACTCGACAGCGTCGGTGCTGCGGCGATGAACCAGATCAACAAGGTCGACTGGCAGGCGTCGCTTCGCACCGGCAGCAATTTCGTCGCGAAACTCGCGTCGCCCTTCTCTGGCGCCAAGGCGAACGGTGCCCTGAGCCGGTTGTTCAGCAATCTTGCCGATGCCGATCGTGGCGTGATGTGGACGGTGACGCTGAGCAAGGCGAAGGCGACGATCAACCCGCCCTCCCCCCTGGTGGATGCCGGCGGGATCGTGGCGCTCACGCTGGCGCTGTCGTCTGACCTCACATCAACGTACGACTACGAGTGGAGCCAGAACGGCACCGGATCGGAGTTGTCGGCGAGCGATGCACCAGCGGCCGGCTCGATCACCACCAAACAGAAGAGCGTCAACCTGTCGGCAATGCCAGACCAGACGGGGGAGATCGTGGTGCAGGTGGCCGTTTACGATATTGCCACCCCGGGCCGCCGAGTCCTGGTGACGCGCGCATCGACCAAGGTGCGGATCCTGCAGCGGTCGACGATCTCGCCGAGTCCGAAGGCACTGTTCCGCGGGAACCAGCAAGTCTTCACGGTTGCGGCCGTCGGCACGCTGCCGGCGGGGGCAAAATACGTCTGGAATGTCGTCGGACAGGCTGGCACAATCGGTTCAGTTGGGCAGGTCACCACGACAGTGCCGTCGATCAACTACACCGCGGTCAACAAGGGCGACGATCAGTTGAAGGTGCAGATCACTGATGCGAGCGGTCTGTTGCTCTCCCGCAGCACGGCAGTGATCAACGTCGATCCCTCGTCGTTCTTTGAATGCACCATCGCCGGATTCTGGGATCGCGAGCGGACACCGGCGAACGGCCGCTATTTCTACGGCGATATGACTGCCCAGCGGAGCCTTGCGCCGGAGTCTGGACTCGACTGGCTGACGATCATCTGCAATATCGCGCCGGACGACACCATCGGCGTGTTTCTGGGGATCTTCGTCCCGACCAATCACGTCTTTGCTGCAGGCCAGACCTTCACTCGAATCCAGACGCCGAATGCCCCGACGGCGCGATCGTTCAACATGTTCCTGTCGGTCGACCAGAACGATGTCGAGAACTCCAACCAGAGGACACCAGAAGGGACGGGCACGTTGACGCTGACCTCCATCAACAACCGTTCGGATGGAAAAAAGGAGGGTCTCTTTTCGTTCACGCTCAGCAACGGCAGCGGAACCATCATCGGAACCACGTCGGCAGCCTGGTAGCGGCGGACGAACACGGTCGGTGTGGCTTGCGCTCCCCCGGCGCCGGCCACACCTTCTGCCGCAACCCGCCGCTCCCCTGCACCTCCGGAGAACCGTATGCGCCCGCACCGCCTGATCGCCGCCCTCGCCCTGCTCCCGCTGGCAGCAATGCCGCTGGTCGCCCAGAAGACCTTCATCTCCACTGCCGCGCTGATCGAGGTGGTGCAGACTCACAAGGCCTCGGTGCTCCGCTACATCGACGCCGCCCCGGACTCGATGCTCGGCTTCCGGCCCACGCCCGGTGTGCGGACCTTTGCAGAGCAGATAGAACACGCGGCCGGCTCCGATGCGTTGATCGCGCACCTTGCGATCACCGGTTCGATGAAGACGCCGTCCTTCGGCGACTCCGCCGTCTACCTGCACAACAAGGCCGCACTCAGGGCCTATGCTGCGGCCGCGATGGATCACAGCATCACGATGCTCCGCGGCGTGACCGAAGCCCAGATGCAGGAACCGATCGTGCAGTTCGGCAAC
Coding sequences within:
- a CDS encoding serine/threonine-protein kinase, with translation MSDDFWVRVREAFDAASDAPAAERAALIRAAAGNDAAVEREVLALLSIDPGEFLEGRASFPVDADLLRAQLAEGTVVGGYQVTRLLGRGGMGEVYEGVRASTDFRKRVAIKVLRAGSMSPDLVRRFEQERRILAGLDHRNIATLLDGGLLPNGRPFLVMELVEGIRITDWCSERELSIDARLVLFRQICGAVSHAHRNLVVHRDIKPANILVTPDGTVKLLDFGIAKVLDAGAASGSDSTATRGGAAGLTPEYAAPEQLTGGTVTTATDVYALGLLLFELLTGSRPFATAGADYPELTRLVLTTDPPMASQSVRVTRPGNDGEAIRRELRGDLDAIVLRTLRAEPGERYSSVDALVEELRRHQSGLPVEAMRGHRGYRLGKFLRRHRGAALAAAAVTIAIVSGLVSTLRETRHTQIERARAESTNAFLVTMLSSVDPAAAGKEVPMVEVLDSAAASISRDSALDPEVEASLRSAIGFSYRALGKYAAAAPHLQRVVVLRQRTPEKPLPIALAYRELGQLYDGAGEYQLADSLYRLAIAVLPARGDSNLTAAATDLMAQRARLRSISGDLAAADTILTLVAARQQAQHGAGSLEAARALTQLGVTVAQEQQFARAESLTRAALIIFTKELPKGHPDIGKALGRLATIYEQSGDRPAADSAYHQSLASLDASLGADHPDVAWIRVNYAGFLLDGKDWDGTIREADALLSHRGGTLPDTHFGIGLALQLRALAFAGRGDHRTAVAGLRESLAVRRKAMSPDHWTIGSGESLLGEELVQVGERSEGMQLLLDGCQRIARGLGRQSPQAQKAATRLAAAGGKGC
- a CDS encoding DinB family protein; protein product: MRPHRLIAALALLPLAAMPLVAQKTFISTAALIEVVQTHKASVLRYIDAAPDSMLGFRPTPGVRTFAEQIEHAAGSDALIAHLAITGSMKTPSFGDSAVYLHNKAALRAYAAAAMDHSITMLRGVTEAQMQEPIVQFGNKVTRARGLMEMLDHFPWTLGQTVPYLRLNGVTPPEYSPF
- a CDS encoding type II toxin-antitoxin system HipA family toxin, which codes for MSDSVPTLKRRARSPERGAVATVHLWGHEVGAVAEDPQSGRVVFEYAEQFRSSGLEISPIHLPLTRSGPQTFDELARSRSFLGLPGVLADSLPDAFGNAIITQFFEQQGRPEASLSAVQRLLYVGSRGMGALEFRPPTNTRVPELTTEALEVASLVDQARRVIEGDTRVALPEIMQVGATAGGARAKGLILWDRARDRVRSGFAAPERGEEPWIIKFDGVTAARGGHELTRDFRPGPYGRIEYAYSRLARRAGITMAETHLLREREYAHFMTKRFDRVGTERLHLHSLGGLLHADYDIRQLVSYEEYLRTIQELELGAPAVLEGYRRMVFNLAARNQDDHVKNFAFLMDESGKWSLAPAYDLIYSVGGQWAATHQMRANGRDDGFTRDDLLAVGAKFNLPGDGKEVLREVEDALAHWPEEAAATGLGGVEIGKIGEAFRRFG
- a CDS encoding helix-turn-helix transcriptional regulator, with the translated sequence MRITNRMTDGEVVREVGERLQGYRLQQNRTLEEVALAAGVSYRTARRAEAGESRPALMTVVQLLRALGRLEALDAFLPAPTISPIQMARLGGRVRQRAGTPRQARGRPDE
- a CDS encoding ECF-type sigma factor; its protein translation is MFRELPTTAQSISSPADSPLTSSEVTSLLEALRHGDQVAGDRLLPMLYQVLHDIASRLMRGERPDHTLQPTILLHDAWLKLTADRASPWTDRGHFLALASRAMRRLLVDHARARNAAKRRGDLAVPLDDQLAVGSGPDLVDVIALDDALDGLARVHDRAHRVVELRYFGGLEWHEIAVVLGAAERTVKRDWDFARAWLRQRMEGSETAPVPFA